The sequence below is a genomic window from Draconibacterium halophilum.
CAAATGATCCGATAAGCGCTACGGCATCGGCAAAAATCACAAGTAAGGGAACGAGTAAAGTGGTTGCCATAACACGGGTAGCTACAACAAAATTAAGCGGTTTGGTACCCGATACTTCCATTGCATCCAACTGCTCGGTAACTTTCATTGCCCCCAATTCGGCACCAATTCCTGAACCGATTTTTCCGGCACACAGTAAAGCTGTAATCACAGGACCAATTTCGCGAACCACCGAAATTGAAATCATACCCGGCAGTAACGATTGTGCACCAAATTCGACCAAAACCGGTCGGGATTGTATAGTGAGTACAAGCCCCATTATAAATCCGGTTATAGTAACCAGCGGAAGGGTTTTGTTCCCAATATAATAGCCTTGTTTAAGAAGTTCACGATGCTCGAAAGGAGCTACAAAAAATTGTTTAACCACCTGAATTGTAAACAAAATAATATCTCCAACCTCGACCAGTATGTTTTCAATTGAGCTATTGAGTTTTAGTTTAATTTTTCGCATTTATTTTTACGTATTCTTTGATGGATAACAAATGGTTTACAAGTCGATTCCTGCGTACAAATATCCCTTTCATTTGTTCTATATTCCGACTTAAAATTGTTTTTGATCTACCTCGTTCATAAACTTCGATACGACCTCTGAACCGTCAACACCAAAAGCATCAACAACGGTACCTTTCTTTCCTGAATCGGTTTCAACGGCATATAGAATACTCATATCCGAAGGATTTGTAGCTCCCTCAAAACGGTGTTGCTCGTGCAACTCCACACGCGATGGTAAATAGGTCTGTGAACTATCACCATCAGAAAGTACTCCGTTAGATTCAACATTAAAGTTGTGCGTGTAACCTCTCTTTTTTAGGTCTTCAATAGCCTCTACCATTGTTTCGT
It includes:
- a CDS encoding MlaE family ABC transporter permease, with translation MRKIKLKLNSSIENILVEVGDIILFTIQVVKQFFVAPFEHRELLKQGYYIGNKTLPLVTITGFIMGLVLTIQSRPVLVEFGAQSLLPGMISISVVREIGPVITALLCAGKIGSGIGAELGAMKVTEQLDAMEVSGTKPLNFVVATRVMATTLLVPLLVIFADAVALIGSFVAVRMFEDVSFVLFISRAFDSLSFSDVIPATIKTFFFGFFIGLIGTYKGYHTNRGTESVGHAANSAVVTASLAIFVIDLLAVQLSNLIFEM
- a CDS encoding phosphoribosylpyrophosphate synthetase, coding for MKRVSNNYETMVEAIEDLKKRGYTHNFNVESNGVLSDGDSSQTYLPSRVELHEQHRFEGATNPSDMSILYAVETDSGKKGTVVDAFGVDGSEVVSKFMNEVDQKQF